Proteins encoded in a region of the Brevefilum fermentans genome:
- a CDS encoding CBS domain-containing protein — protein sequence MQDLVKDWMIDLVIYIDQERNVLDALSIMRRRYVNSLIVKINEEEKQYGIITSIDICDKIVARGKSPATTKVQEIMTTPLISVSPDQTIYECARTMSDSHIHQLPVIAEDGTIIGIISASDFLVVAEALGHGDGDRLLR from the coding sequence ATGCAGGATCTGGTAAAAGATTGGATGATTGATCTGGTAATTTACATTGACCAGGAAAGAAACGTTTTGGATGCGCTGTCCATCATGCGCCGCAGGTATGTGAACAGCCTCATCGTCAAAATCAACGAAGAAGAAAAACAATACGGGATCATCACCTCCATCGACATATGTGACAAAATCGTTGCGCGTGGGAAAAGCCCGGCAACAACTAAGGTTCAGGAGATCATGACCACACCCCTGATCAGCGTTAGCCCCGATCAAACCATCTATGAATGTGCCAGGACCATGAGCGATTCACATATTCACCAGCTTCCTGTTATTGCAGAAGATGGAACCATCATTGGTATCATCTCGGCGTCAGATTTTCTCGTTGTCGCTGAAGCCCTCGGTCATGGAGATGGCGACAGGCTCCTTCGTTAA
- a CDS encoding LCP family protein has product MLKHRNFLLAVLILSGMIVFGLALQGCQIEDGAPAFDDNLNWLTVIETPPTIFETNFDQIQDQTEREPTAQEFDQDDQSFWPSFPPPAIQPATPIPPPLERLEIDDHILVWVLLGTDTEPPFSGKTQAIHLVFINPRFSKASLISIPGDLYVYIPGFTMQRLSTAYAIGGIETLRTTLAYNFGVLPSRFVLAHPGDFQWLVDDINGIEVTVFQPIPHACGGIPAGVIPMDGTLALCYASYRDGMDEISRMQRQQQLLQLIFHNLTHNGNLAKLPTLFASYQGWIKTDFSLPELMGFIPLALRLADPDRIGYFLIGWDQISLWEVPGYSQAMVFLPDQEAIKYVLETALSTILIPSPLTNQFQTLEAQLIAAQQATAISFQQSTPIPPDAPTPSEPLELTPPWETPGVSATPTTLGYP; this is encoded by the coding sequence TTGCTAAAACACCGGAATTTTCTACTGGCAGTTCTGATCCTTTCTGGCATGATCGTGTTTGGTTTAGCTTTGCAAGGGTGTCAAATTGAAGATGGAGCACCAGCCTTTGACGACAACCTCAACTGGCTCACTGTAATTGAGACACCGCCAACCATCTTCGAGACAAACTTCGACCAAATCCAGGATCAGACGGAGAGAGAACCAACCGCCCAAGAATTTGATCAGGACGATCAATCATTCTGGCCATCCTTTCCGCCGCCTGCCATCCAGCCTGCCACACCGATTCCGCCGCCCCTCGAAAGGCTGGAAATCGATGATCATATCCTGGTGTGGGTGTTGTTGGGAACAGATACTGAACCGCCTTTCAGCGGAAAAACGCAAGCCATCCACCTGGTTTTTATCAATCCCAGGTTTTCAAAAGCCAGCCTGATCTCCATTCCTGGCGATTTGTACGTTTACATTCCCGGCTTCACAATGCAACGGCTCAGTACCGCTTATGCCATCGGTGGAATTGAAACCTTGCGTACGACGCTGGCTTATAATTTTGGCGTGCTTCCCAGCCGCTTTGTTCTCGCTCACCCGGGTGACTTTCAATGGTTGGTGGACGATATCAATGGGATTGAAGTCACAGTATTTCAACCCATTCCCCATGCATGCGGAGGCATTCCCGCAGGGGTCATCCCGATGGACGGCACTCTGGCACTGTGTTATGCCTCTTACCGTGATGGAATGGACGAAATCAGCCGTATGCAAAGACAGCAACAGCTCTTGCAGTTGATCTTCCATAACCTCACCCATAACGGCAACCTCGCCAAACTGCCCACACTGTTTGCCAGTTACCAGGGCTGGATCAAGACCGATTTTTCACTGCCCGAACTGATGGGGTTCATCCCCCTTGCACTGCGATTGGCAGACCCTGACCGGATTGGTTATTTTCTCATCGGGTGGGACCAGATTTCTCTCTGGGAAGTTCCTGGCTACAGTCAGGCGATGGTGTTTTTGCCAGATCAAGAAGCGATTAAATACGTGCTCGAAACTGCACTGTCCACGATCCTGATTCCCAGTCCGCTTACCAACCAGTTCCAAACCCTGGAGGCACAGCTGATAGCCGCTCAGCAGGCTACGGCAATCTCCTTCCAGCAAAGTACCCCCATACCACCAGACGCGCCAACGCCATCGGAACCTTTAGAATTAACCCCACCCTGGGAAACGCCCGGCGTCTCCGCTACCCCCACAACGCTGGGATATCCGTAA
- a CDS encoding YtxH domain-containing protein, translating to MRKFGNFIFGALIGGVVGSTLALLFAPTSGDSARKEIVAYFNHIKDEVNRAADEKRAEMLEQLEALRSGK from the coding sequence ATGCGAAAATTTGGAAATTTCATTTTTGGTGCCCTTATCGGCGGTGTGGTTGGCAGTACATTGGCACTTTTGTTTGCCCCAACATCAGGCGACAGCGCCCGTAAAGAGATTGTGGCTTATTTCAACCATATCAAGGATGAGGTAAACCGTGCCGCCGACGAAAAACGTGCTGAAATGTTGGAACAGCTTGAAGCTTTGCGTTCTGGAAAATAG
- a CDS encoding TolB family protein: MKKSIQPKMILTLIGLLSITLSACLTTTKYSPQESEPVPEMTTQNLPPEKFELPAPLFYLQNGQIWRLDPDAQSTQQLTNENAPIESFDLSVNGMLAYISNNSLITSDSQGNNRQVLRAGPALPPISDELARLNDFEYITTALRTPCWSPDGQKIAFIENGLQIFNLKTGQADMVWRQSTTSSNPTLFEGVLSWSPDGRFILLDQYTYPIENKYYRWISLLQLGESLHLNISPQSGGSFAWSSDAGDLFLANQAFGSEQSLMRCKPETAQCQMIAEFEPARWYYHYAFPFVSPDGRLLVLMGASNDPVQQPQGLKLISVRQDGYGRNELRRDRYRVESGLWAPAGNGVLIRLAQGTDDFPAGSTLWLSVEDVPAVPLPLPNATNLRWGVD; encoded by the coding sequence ATGAAAAAATCAATCCAGCCCAAAATGATACTAACTTTGATCGGACTGCTGTCGATCACCCTGTCAGCGTGTTTGACAACCACAAAATACTCCCCACAAGAAAGTGAGCCCGTTCCTGAAATGACCACTCAAAACCTGCCACCAGAGAAATTTGAATTACCAGCACCCCTGTTTTACCTGCAAAATGGACAAATCTGGCGCCTGGATCCAGACGCCCAATCCACACAGCAGTTGACGAATGAAAACGCGCCAATCGAGTCCTTTGACCTATCTGTGAACGGAATGCTGGCGTATATCAGCAACAACAGCCTGATCACCAGCGATTCACAGGGGAATAATCGCCAGGTTCTGCGAGCGGGGCCTGCATTACCGCCAATTTCGGACGAGCTGGCACGCCTGAACGATTTCGAGTACATCACTACGGCTCTACGCACACCCTGCTGGTCACCGGATGGACAGAAAATCGCCTTTATTGAAAACGGGTTGCAGATTTTCAATTTAAAAACCGGCCAGGCGGATATGGTTTGGCGCCAATCGACCACATCCAGTAATCCAACCCTGTTCGAAGGCGTGCTCTCCTGGTCTCCTGATGGACGGTTCATCCTGCTCGATCAGTACACCTATCCGATTGAAAACAAATATTACCGCTGGATAAGTCTGCTACAATTGGGTGAATCCTTGCATTTGAATATATCGCCCCAATCAGGAGGGTCTTTCGCGTGGAGCTCCGATGCGGGCGACCTTTTCCTGGCGAATCAAGCGTTTGGATCAGAACAGTCTTTGATGCGCTGCAAGCCAGAAACCGCACAATGCCAAATGATCGCTGAATTTGAACCGGCACGCTGGTACTACCATTATGCCTTTCCCTTCGTCAGCCCTGATGGGCGCCTGCTGGTGTTAATGGGCGCTTCCAATGATCCAGTTCAACAACCACAAGGTCTAAAACTGATCAGCGTGCGCCAGGATGGTTACGGGCGTAACGAACTGCGCCGCGACAGATACCGGGTCGAGTCCGGCCTGTGGGCGCCCGCTGGTAATGGCGTGCTGATTCGCCTGGCACAGGGCACAGACGATTTCCCGGCAGGATCAACCCTTTGGCTGAGCGTGGAAGATGTCCCGGCAGTTCCTCTGCCGCTGCCCAATGCGACCAATCTGCGCTGGGGAGTTGATTAA
- a CDS encoding GtrA family protein, which translates to MIKNVWQKHKQVLLWALGGGVNTLLTYGLYLAFNLIMVYPIAYSASYVIGIVLSFFYNSLVVFHSPLSFKKFALFPMVYLVQYLLSLGLLTVFVQFFMVSETLAPIFVLAISLPVTYLLSKLILKGKDRAAEDELQQ; encoded by the coding sequence TTGATTAAGAACGTGTGGCAAAAGCACAAACAGGTGCTGTTGTGGGCGTTGGGCGGTGGGGTCAACACCTTGCTTACTTACGGGTTGTATTTGGCTTTTAACCTGATTATGGTTTACCCCATTGCATATTCAGCATCTTATGTGATTGGGATCGTTCTGTCCTTTTTCTATAATTCCCTGGTGGTCTTTCACAGCCCGCTTTCATTCAAGAAATTCGCCCTGTTTCCCATGGTTTACCTGGTTCAGTATTTATTGAGTCTTGGCTTGCTGACCGTATTTGTGCAATTTTTTATGGTCAGTGAAACGCTGGCGCCAATCTTTGTCCTGGCCATCAGCCTGCCGGTGACTTACCTGCTGAGCAAATTGATCCTGAAGGGAAAAGACCGCGCGGCGGAAGATGAACTGCAGCAGTAG
- a CDS encoding DegT/DnrJ/EryC1/StrS family aminotransferase, whose product MRIPYLDLKAVNAEVQAKLDQAYARVLDSGWFILGREVRAFEEAFAAYVGVKHCVGVGNGLEALHLILRAYGIGAGDEVIVPSNTYIATWLAVTYAGARPIPVEPDPRTYNLDPARIEMALTERTRALLPVHLYGQPAAVEPIMAIADRHDLVVIEDAAQAHGARYQGHMCGSLGHAAGFSFYPGKNLGALGDAGAVTTNDDVLAEAVRSLRNYGSQKKYENERLGFNSRLDELQAAFLSVKLPYLEQWNRHRQAIADRYTEIFSKEPGLIVPYVAERSSHVWHIYPLRCTRRDALQAYLAREGIETLIHYPHPPHRSEAYAFSGYPEGAFPLAEEIAETELSLPISPVMSLNDAEVVAQAVIGFLKTG is encoded by the coding sequence ATCCGTATCCCTTACCTTGACCTTAAAGCCGTCAACGCAGAAGTGCAGGCGAAGCTTGATCAGGCTTATGCGCGGGTTCTTGATTCGGGCTGGTTCATCCTGGGCAGGGAAGTCAGAGCTTTTGAGGAGGCGTTTGCGGCTTATGTGGGGGTGAAGCACTGTGTGGGCGTAGGCAACGGACTGGAAGCCCTGCACCTGATTTTGCGAGCGTATGGGATCGGGGCGGGCGATGAGGTGATCGTCCCTTCCAACACCTATATCGCGACCTGGCTGGCTGTCACCTATGCCGGTGCCCGACCGATTCCAGTGGAACCCGATCCACGCACATACAATCTTGACCCTGCCAGGATAGAAATGGCCCTTACCGAGCGGACACGCGCGCTTTTACCCGTGCACCTGTACGGTCAGCCCGCAGCGGTGGAACCCATCATGGCCATCGCAGATCGGCATGACCTGGTTGTGATTGAAGACGCTGCTCAAGCCCATGGCGCCCGCTACCAGGGTCACATGTGCGGCAGTCTGGGACATGCCGCCGGGTTTAGTTTCTACCCGGGGAAAAATTTAGGGGCACTGGGCGATGCCGGTGCGGTGACAACCAACGATGATGTCCTGGCGGAAGCCGTGCGTTCTTTGCGAAATTATGGCTCGCAGAAAAAATATGAAAATGAAAGACTGGGTTTTAATTCTCGTCTGGATGAACTGCAGGCTGCTTTTTTGAGTGTTAAACTGCCCTATCTTGAGCAGTGGAACCGTCACCGCCAGGCAATCGCTGATCGGTACACTGAAATTTTCTCCAAGGAGCCGGGGTTGATCGTACCGTACGTGGCGGAGAGGTCGTCTCACGTGTGGCATATTTACCCGCTGCGGTGCACCCGTCGGGATGCGCTGCAAGCCTACCTGGCACGGGAAGGGATCGAAACCCTGATTCATTACCCGCACCCGCCACACCGCTCCGAAGCCTACGCCTTTTCTGGCTATCCTGAGGGCGCCTTCCCCTTGGCTGAGGAGATCGCCGAGACTGAGTTGAGCCTGCCCATCAGCCCGGTGATGAGCCTGAACGATGCCGAAGTGGTGGCACAGGCTGTGATTGGGTTTTTAAAAACAGGGTGA
- a CDS encoding sugar 3,4-ketoisomerase codes for MSADDTICRIIDLPKFSDERGSLTFLESFQHVPFDIKRVFYLYDVPGGATRAGHALKTCHQLLIAISGSFEVVIDNGVSRCEYVLNRAYKGLLIPPVIWRELKGFSTGSVCLVLASEPFDLDDYFNDYDEFLLAARGEHA; via the coding sequence ATGAGTGCTGATGATACCATTTGCAGGATTATTGATCTACCAAAATTTTCGGATGAACGCGGCTCCCTGACGTTTTTGGAGAGTTTTCAACACGTTCCATTTGATATTAAAAGGGTGTTTTACCTGTACGACGTACCTGGCGGCGCTACTCGAGCAGGGCATGCCCTTAAAACCTGTCACCAGCTCCTGATCGCAATTTCGGGCAGTTTCGAAGTGGTGATCGACAATGGGGTTAGCCGGTGTGAGTATGTGTTGAACCGAGCTTATAAAGGCTTACTCATTCCGCCTGTCATTTGGCGTGAGTTGAAGGGTTTTTCAACAGGTTCGGTATGCCTGGTGTTAGCTTCAGAGCCTTTTGATTTGGATGATTATTTCAACGATTATGACGAATTTCTTCTGGCAGCACGTGGAGAGCACGCATGA
- a CDS encoding glycosyltransferase: MKTLSIVIPVYYNAESLPFLFEALQRLEDNLLQKEVALELIFVDDGSGDDSFIELMKIKRARPATKLVKLTRNFGNIRAEKTGYRYITGDCFCALSADLQDPPELIETMIDYWLKGEKFVICVREQRIDPPLTTFFANLFYKLVRGFVIKDYPKGGFDLALMDRALLPYMLASGKNINTALFAYSLGFTPVKINYTRQKREHGKSRWTFAKKFNYFIDSILGFSVIPLHLISWVGITLAIVSFLYGLYQVLYVLFLGREVPGFASLFALTAFLSGLTLTMLGIIGQYIWRIFDEVNGAPESVVEIELLD, encoded by the coding sequence ATGAAAACGCTCTCTATTGTGATCCCGGTGTATTACAACGCAGAATCACTGCCGTTTTTATTCGAGGCTTTGCAACGTTTGGAGGATAACCTGCTACAAAAAGAAGTCGCCCTGGAGTTGATTTTTGTCGACGACGGTTCAGGCGATGATTCATTTATCGAGCTGATGAAAATCAAGCGTGCTCGACCTGCGACCAAACTGGTGAAGCTCACCCGAAATTTTGGCAATATCCGCGCCGAGAAGACCGGCTACCGCTATATCACAGGAGATTGTTTTTGCGCCCTGTCAGCGGATTTGCAGGACCCTCCAGAGTTGATCGAAACGATGATTGATTACTGGCTGAAGGGTGAAAAATTTGTCATTTGCGTCAGGGAGCAGCGTATCGATCCTCCCCTGACGACCTTCTTTGCCAACCTGTTTTATAAACTGGTGCGCGGCTTTGTGATCAAAGATTATCCCAAGGGTGGCTTTGACCTGGCGCTGATGGACAGGGCGTTGCTGCCGTATATGCTTGCCAGCGGAAAGAATATCAACACAGCCCTTTTTGCTTATTCCCTGGGATTCACCCCGGTAAAGATCAATTACACCCGTCAGAAACGTGAGCACGGCAAATCACGCTGGACCTTTGCCAAGAAATTCAATTATTTCATCGACTCAATTTTAGGCTTTTCAGTGATCCCGCTGCATTTGATCTCCTGGGTTGGGATCACACTGGCGATTGTCAGCTTCCTGTACGGTCTGTACCAAGTTTTGTATGTCCTCTTCCTGGGCAGAGAAGTGCCGGGGTTTGCATCGCTATTTGCATTGACGGCTTTTTTATCCGGATTGACCCTGACGATGCTGGGAATCATCGGACAGTACATCTGGCGCATCTTTGACGAGGTAAACGGCGCGCCGGAATCTGTGGTTGAAATCGAATTGCTCGATTGA
- a CDS encoding class I SAM-dependent DNA methyltransferase — protein MTNPSQQPNYSGKFSSIYDLFYAHKTYAHEADFVHTLLLRFGKQPAQKILELGCGTGTHSFLLEKKGHEIVGTDLSPDMISKAKIKAETMGSKISFFAQDMLQLDQPARPFDAVICLFDSICYVTGNADFETLLTRIHAHLKPGGLFIFEFWNAAAMIQHLDPIRISRLHDQEHEYIKISEAHLDYQRQLYKVTYTLLEINPAGRCQTFTEGHVNRYFQVQEMAYFLTRAGFTPLKWYAGYSQDETITADTWNILCVAQT, from the coding sequence ATGACAAATCCCTCTCAACAACCCAATTACAGCGGCAAATTTTCTTCAATCTATGACCTGTTTTATGCCCACAAAACCTATGCCCATGAAGCAGATTTTGTGCACACCTTGCTGTTAAGGTTTGGCAAACAACCCGCTCAAAAAATCCTCGAACTGGGTTGCGGCACCGGGACGCATAGCTTTCTTCTCGAAAAAAAAGGGCACGAGATCGTGGGCACAGACCTCTCGCCCGATATGATCAGCAAAGCCAAAATCAAAGCAGAAACCATGGGATCAAAGATCAGCTTCTTTGCCCAGGATATGCTCCAACTGGATCAGCCCGCACGCCCCTTTGACGCGGTGATTTGCTTGTTCGATTCGATCTGTTACGTGACGGGTAACGCTGACTTCGAAACCCTCCTGACCCGCATCCACGCGCACCTCAAACCTGGCGGTTTGTTCATCTTCGAATTCTGGAACGCCGCTGCCATGATCCAACACCTGGACCCGATTCGCATCTCGCGGTTGCACGACCAGGAACATGAGTACATCAAGATTTCAGAAGCCCACCTGGATTATCAGCGCCAGCTTTATAAAGTCACCTATACGCTCCTCGAGATCAACCCCGCTGGTCGCTGCCAGACCTTTACCGAAGGCCACGTCAACCGCTATTTCCAGGTCCAGGAGATGGCATACTTTCTAACCCGAGCCGGTTTCACGCCCCTTAAATGGTACGCCGGCTATTCACAGGACGAAACCATCACCGCCGACACCTGGAACATCCTCTGCGTGGCACAAACATGA
- a CDS encoding aldehyde ferredoxin oxidoreductase family protein yields MSGYMGKVLWVDLDSGSFWEEAIPEKIYREYLSGLGLAAHLLYEHIPAGADPLGPENILGLVSGLLTGTPSLFSGRWMAVGKSPLTQTWGEANCGGNFSLAIKKCGYDGIFFKGISKKPVYLFIDHRGIQLKDAADLWGLDTSVTENTLLERHRKSRTPSIVCIGPSGENQSLIAGICHDFGRMAARSGLGAVMGSKRLKAVVLAGAKPIPVAHPQRMKALCRKPAKLIRFRIPFSAQIMALTGMLLRNPWIEIRWDGLMWSGILRKWGTVGLNQTAIEWGDAPIKNWAGTHQDYPLRSSNNLSPRKIAKFEDRKYHCLSCPLGCGGIMRQQGESQAAHKPEYETVMAFSSLLLNDDDQLVYEIGERLNQAGMDSISAGGTVAAAIEWYQQGIITDEHTGGLKLDWGDGEAILTLVKAMIARQGIGDLLADGSKRAAERLQIEDHSAAVHAGGSELAQHDTRLDPGLALHAGVDPAPGRHTSGSFVYYNFYRLWSAFKHLPRPPLISLKKHKQTPSPELAKRAVGTAKFTNFYNALGICMFGAYLGIDRLPLFKWVNAATGWSLSPKDYLHIGHRIMTLRQLFNIKHGVSPKDIRISRRALGIPPQESGPHQGNQVDFPAMRRMFWDHIGWHPKTGVPTQSLLIELGLDDRGF; encoded by the coding sequence ATGTCAGGATATATGGGCAAAGTTTTATGGGTGGATTTAGACAGCGGCAGTTTTTGGGAAGAAGCCATCCCTGAAAAAATCTACAGGGAGTATCTTTCCGGCTTAGGATTGGCAGCCCATCTGCTGTATGAACATATCCCGGCTGGAGCGGACCCCCTCGGTCCAGAAAACATACTGGGGTTGGTCTCCGGTTTGCTGACCGGGACGCCCAGCTTATTTTCAGGTCGCTGGATGGCTGTTGGCAAATCTCCCCTCACCCAAACCTGGGGTGAAGCCAATTGCGGCGGCAATTTTTCACTGGCAATTAAAAAGTGCGGCTATGACGGCATATTTTTTAAAGGCATCAGCAAAAAACCGGTCTACCTCTTCATTGACCACCGCGGCATCCAGCTAAAAGACGCCGCAGACCTGTGGGGGCTGGATACATCGGTCACAGAAAACACCCTCCTGGAACGTCACCGAAAGTCGAGAACCCCCAGCATCGTTTGTATTGGTCCATCCGGCGAAAATCAATCCCTGATCGCCGGCATCTGTCACGATTTTGGTCGCATGGCAGCCCGCTCAGGTTTGGGCGCCGTCATGGGCAGCAAGCGCCTTAAAGCCGTGGTTTTAGCCGGCGCCAAGCCGATCCCTGTTGCCCACCCCCAGCGGATGAAAGCATTGTGCCGAAAGCCCGCCAAACTCATCCGTTTTCGTATCCCCTTCTCTGCACAGATCATGGCGTTAACCGGCATGCTTCTGCGCAATCCCTGGATCGAAATCCGCTGGGATGGGCTGATGTGGTCAGGTATCCTTCGCAAATGGGGCACCGTCGGTTTGAACCAGACCGCCATCGAATGGGGCGATGCGCCGATCAAAAACTGGGCAGGCACCCACCAGGATTACCCGCTCCGCTCTTCAAACAACCTCTCGCCGAGAAAGATCGCCAAATTTGAAGATAGGAAATATCACTGCCTCTCCTGCCCCCTCGGTTGTGGCGGCATCATGCGCCAACAGGGCGAAAGCCAGGCTGCCCATAAGCCCGAATACGAAACCGTCATGGCTTTTTCTTCCCTCTTATTAAACGATGATGATCAGCTCGTCTATGAAATTGGCGAACGGCTCAACCAGGCGGGCATGGATAGCATTTCAGCCGGCGGGACTGTGGCAGCAGCCATCGAATGGTATCAGCAGGGGATCATCACCGATGAGCACACCGGCGGCTTAAAGCTCGATTGGGGGGACGGGGAAGCGATTTTAACCCTGGTTAAAGCCATGATCGCTCGTCAGGGCATCGGTGACCTTCTGGCAGACGGCTCCAAACGAGCCGCTGAACGCTTGCAGATTGAAGATCATTCCGCAGCGGTTCACGCCGGCGGATCTGAACTGGCTCAGCACGATACCCGCCTGGATCCGGGTCTTGCCCTGCACGCCGGCGTCGATCCGGCGCCCGGCAGGCACACATCAGGCTCCTTTGTCTACTATAATTTCTACCGCCTGTGGTCCGCCTTCAAACATTTACCAAGGCCGCCCCTCATCTCGCTTAAAAAACACAAGCAGACCCCCTCACCAGAACTGGCAAAAAGAGCCGTGGGCACCGCCAAGTTCACCAATTTTTATAATGCCCTCGGAATTTGCATGTTTGGCGCTTACCTCGGGATCGACCGGCTCCCCCTCTTCAAGTGGGTCAATGCCGCCACCGGGTGGTCGCTCTCCCCTAAGGATTATCTCCACATCGGTCACCGCATTATGACCTTAAGGCAGCTTTTCAACATCAAACACGGGGTTTCCCCAAAAGATATTCGAATCAGCCGGCGCGCCCTGGGCATCCCCCCACAGGAGAGCGGGCCGCACCAGGGAAACCAGGTGGACTTCCCTGCCATGCGCCGTATGTTTTGGGATCACATCGGTTGGCATCCGAAAACCGGGGTTCCAACCCAAAGCCTGCTGATCGAACTCGGCTTGGACGATCGGGGGTTCTGA
- a CDS encoding 4Fe-4S binding protein has product MAYRITENCRGCQACVRPCPTQAISGERHQVHVIDPQRCIDCGACGRVCPFGAVLTPAAELAGRVKKANWPKPHINHKTCVSCGLCIQICPVSCLAFEYVREGSAARGFPILVQPAACIACGFCANICPVEAITMRAGLPTPASP; this is encoded by the coding sequence ATGGCGTACCGGATTACCGAAAACTGTCGCGGCTGCCAGGCTTGCGTTCGCCCCTGCCCCACACAGGCAATCAGTGGTGAACGCCATCAGGTTCATGTCATCGACCCCCAACGTTGCATTGACTGCGGCGCCTGCGGCAGGGTGTGTCCCTTTGGCGCCGTCCTCACCCCCGCAGCGGAACTCGCCGGGCGGGTTAAAAAAGCGAATTGGCCAAAGCCCCACATCAACCACAAAACCTGTGTTTCCTGCGGCTTGTGTATCCAGATTTGCCCGGTCAGTTGCCTGGCGTTTGAATACGTCAGGGAAGGTTCAGCCGCCCGCGGGTTCCCCATCCTGGTACAGCCCGCTGCCTGCATCGCCTGCGGGTTTTGCGCCAACATCTGCCCGGTGGAGGCGATCACCATGCGCGCCGGTCTTCCCACCCCTGCTTCACCCTGA